The Haloplanus sp. CK5-1 genome segment CGCGGACACGCCGGCGAAGTTCCTCGCGGAGATGTCCCGCGTCTCGAAAGGACAGGTCTTCTTCGATACGTTCAACGATCGGAGTACGCGCGTCCTCTACAACTGGCTGCTCCCGATGGGGTCCCGGCTCTACGGCCGGGCGGAGGTCGAACGCCTCATCGACGGAGCGGGACTGACGCTCACCGACGCCGGCCACGATTTCGTCCTCCCCTACGGGTTCTACCGCAAGATCCCCAACCGACTGGCGGGGGCGTTCCGGAACGCCGACACCACGGTCGGTGGGACGCCACTGGGTGACGCCCTCGCCTCCGTGTCGTACTGGTGTGCGGAGGTCTGAGACGCGGATAGGGAACTGTCGAGTGGGAATCGTTATGGTGACGGAGTCGGTTGTTCGGGTATGGACCTCTCGGTAGTGATACCGACCCTCAACGGTCGGGACCGGCTCGCCGCCAGCCTCGACGCGCTGGCCGTGCACGTCCCGGACGCGGAGGTCGTCGTCGTCAACGGGCCGTCCACCGACGGCACTACCGGGATGCTTCGTGACCGCGACGACGTGGACGTACTGGTCGAGGTGTCGGCTCGGACGGGGACCGTCGCACGCAACGCCGGACTGGAAGCCGCGACCGGGGACGCGGTGGCGATCCTCCGCTACGACCTCGTCGTCGAACCGTCGTGGCTCGACGGCGTGGAGGACGGGTTGGCGGAGGCGTCGGTCGTCACTGGCCCCACCCACCGCACGCTCGACGGCGGTATGACGACCGAGGAGTCCGAACGGCGGACGGTCGGCTCCCGGGAGGTAACCTACTTCAACGGCGGCAACGTGGTCTTTCGGCGACCGGTACTCGACGCCCTCGACGGCTTCGACGAGTACTTGGAGACCGGCGGCGGCCGCGACGCCGCACACCGCCTCGCCGGCCTCGGCTACGGCGTCGCCTGGCGCTCCGAGATGGGGGTGCGACAGGAGTACTCCGCCGACGGCGGCGTCGCCATCGACGACCGCGGCGGCGAGTTCCGATCGCTCGCCTACCGACTGGTGAAAAACTACGGGGTGCGGCCGGCGGCCACCGGGACAGCCCGGCGCGCGGTCCGGGACGCCGTCGCCGCCGGGCGCGAGGTGATTCGCGGTGACCTCGACCTAACCGAGTGGTTCGCGACCGGGCGGGCCGTCGTCGGGGGCGTCGTCCGCGGGGCCGTCGACGGCGCGGCCGCCAGGCTACGGGATCGATCACCCGCACACAACCCCCACGGTGTCTCCGACCGTGCGGACCGGGCGGTCACGCGCTACGACTGGCGCTGACCGACGTGGTCGCGACACTCACTCGATATCGAGGCCGAGGCACACGGCGTCGCCGACGTCGAGTCCGAACCGTTCGTCGCCGCGGCCGTCGTTGACGTCACACTCGACGTAGCCGTGGCTCCCGACGGTGACGAGTGCCTCGCCGGGGCGGACGGCCGCGAACGTCTCCCCGACGGGCACCCGGTCGCCGTCGACCCGGACCGTCCCGCGGCCGTCGAGGACCGTCCCGGGAACGTTCGTGACGACGTTGCCGAAGTCGTCGACTGCGAGCACCTCCCCCGTCGCCCTGTCGCCGTCGACGCGTGCCTCGGGCAACCGGAGGTCGACACTCGGATCGGCCGGAGTCAGGCGGTCGAGGGCGTCGAGTGTGTCCGGGTCGCCGGCTTCGACCGCGTCGTGGACCGCCGCCGCGAGCGGCGCGAACACGTCTCGGCCGTGGAAGGTGGTCGAGGCGGGGTCGCCGGGGTCGGCGTGGAACCAGTCGATCGCCCCGTCGTCGCCCGCGACCCGCCGCGCCGCGGGGCACAGGAGGCCGTTGTCCGGCCCGACGAACGCGTGGCCGGCCGCCGTCCCGACGAGGACGTCTCGGTCGGTGCCGACGCCGGGATCGACGACCGCGAGGTGGGTCGCCGGTGGGAACGTGGGCCAGACCTCGCGGAGCCAGAACGCCGACTCGCGGATCCCCCCGCGGGGGAGGTCGTGGCTCACGTCCACGAGACGGGCATCGCTCCGGCGCAGCACGACGCCCTTCATCGCGGCCGGGTACGGCGAGCCGAAATCGGAGGCGAGAGTGATCATCCGTTGGTGTCGGTCTCGCTCACGCGCTGGATTCGCTCGATGCCACCGACCTCCTCGATGACGCCCACGACCGGTTCGGGGACGAGATGTCGCCACTCGCCGCCGTCGATCATCCGATCGCGGAGTTCCGATCCTTCGAGCACGTCGCGGTTGTACATGGGCGACTGGCGGACTTCCACGTCCGCCTCCTCGAACAACTGGATGACGAGCGGGTTGTTGGAGTACGCCACGTCGAAGGCGGGGGACATGCTCCGGACGTGGCTCACCCAGACGGAGTTCCGGTCGAGATCCTCGATCGGCACGACGTACGTCGTGAGGTCGAACTCGGCGACGGCCTTCGTCACCATCATCACGCGTTCGCCGGCGGTGAACGGGTTGCGTCTGGAGTGGGAGTGGCCGGCACTCCCGATGCCGAGGACGAGTTCGTCCACTTCGGTGACGATCTCCTCGACCATCTGGTGGTGGCCGTCGTGATACGGCTGGAACCGGCCGATGTAGAACCCCCGCATGGTCTCAGTGTCGACGTACGTGCGCGCATTTATAAAATCGACGAGTCGGACTCCCCACCGAATTACGACGATAGAACCGCCTCAAACTCCCATACTGCTGGCTCGACGGAACGCTGCGTGGGGAGAAAGTATATCAGTTGCGCACCCTTCAGTCAGAGCAACGATACCGTTCTATGAACGACGACACGAACACGGACGAGCGTCTCGCCGATGGCGAGGAACGCAGTTCCTCGGACAGTCGGCCGGAGGCCGACGACAGCGAGGAGCAACGCTCCTCTGGCAACCGGACACAGTCCGGTGACAGCGAGGGCCCACAGTCCGGCGACGACAGGGAATCGGAGATCCCTGGGGAAGCCGGTAACGGCACCGAGCGGGTCGACGACCCGCCCGCCGACGATCCGGACGGGATCGACGAGTGGGGTGACGAGGTTCCCACCCCGTCCGGTCCGGATTCGGACGACGAGTCGGACGAGGAGCGGTCCATCGACGACCTCGGGAGCGACGTCGAAATCGACGCCGAGATCGACGAGGACGCCGAGGACGACCTCCTCGGCGGCCTTCGGATCGACTCGACGGCCGAGATCGAAGTACCCGACCGCCTCGTCGATCAGGTGATCGGGCAGGAACACGCCCGCGACGTGGTGATGAAGGCGGCCAAGCAGCGCCGCCACGTCATGATGATCGGCTCGCCCGGGACGGGCAAGTCGATGCTCGCGAAGGCGATGAGCGAACTCCTCCCCAAGGAGGAACTGCAGGACGTTCTCGTCTACCACAACCCCGACGACGGCAACGAGCCGAAAGTGCGGACGGTCCCCTCGGGCAAGGGCGATCAGATCGTCGAGGCCCACAAGGAGGAGGCGCGCAAGCGAAACCAGATGCGCTCTTTCTTGATGTGGATCATCATCGCCATCGTGCTCGGCTACTCCCTGATCATCGCCGGGAACATTCTGCTGGGCATCCTCGCGGCCGGGATCATCTACCTCGCGTTTCGCTACGGCTCCCGTGGCTCGGACGCGATGATTCCGAACCTCATCGTCAACACCGCCGAACAGCAGACCGCGCCGTTCGAGGACGCCACCGGTGCTCACGCGGGCGCGCTCCTGGGCGACGTCCGCCACGACCCCTTCCAGTCCGGCGGCATGGAGACGCCGAGCCACGACCGCGTCGAACCCGGTGCCATCCACAAGGCCAACAAGGGCGTGCTGTTCGTTGACGAGATCAACACGCTCGACGTCCGCTCCCAGCAGCATCTCATGACCGCGATCCAGGAAGGCGAGTTCGGCATCACGGGCCAGTCCGAGCGCTCCTCGGGCGCGATGGTCCAGACCGAACCCGTCCCCTGTGACTTCGTCATGATCGCCGCGGGGAACCTCGACGCGATGGAGAACATGCACCCCGCGCTCCGCTCGCGCATCAAGGGGTACGGCTACGAGGTCTACATGGACGACACCATCGAGGACACGCCGGACATGCGCCGGAAGTACGCCCGCTTCATCGCCCAGGAAGTCGAGAAGGACGGCCGCCTCCCCCACTTCACCGACGACGCCATCGGCGAGGTCATCCTCGAGGCGCGCCGCCGCGCCGGCCGGAAGGACCACCTGACGCTTAAAATGCGGAACCTCGGCGGACTGGTCCGCGTCGCGGGCGACATCGCTCGCGCCGAGGACGCCGACTACACCACCCGGGACCACATCCTGCAGGCGAAGGGTCGCTCCCGGAGCATCGAACAGCAACTCGCGGACGACTACATCCAGCGGCGCAAGGACTACGAACTCCAGGTCAACGAGGGGTTCGTCGTCGGCCGCGTCAACGGACTGGCCGTCATGGGCGAGGACTCCGGTATCGTCCTCCCGGTGATGGCGGAAGTGACACCCTCTCAGGGACCGGGCGAGGTCATCGCCACCGGCCAACTGAAGGAGATGGCTCAAGAAGCGGTGTCGAACGTCTCGGCCATCATCAAGAAGTTCTCCGACGAGGACATCACCCAGAAGGACATCCACATCCAGTTCGTACAGGCGGGTGAGGGCGGCGTCGACGGCGACTCCGCCTCCATCACCGTCGCTACGGCGGTCATCAGCGCCCTGGAAGGCGTCGGCGTCGACCAGTCGCTGGCGATGACCGGATCGCTCTCGGTCCGCGGTGACGTCCTCCCCGTCGGCGGCGTCACGCACAAGATCGAGGCCGCCGCCAAGACCGGCATGGACCGGATCATCATCCCCGAGGCCAACCTGCAGGACGTGATGATCGAAGACGAGTACGAGGAGATGGTCGAGATCATCCCCGTCAGCCACATCAGCGAGGTTCTCGACGTGGCGCTCGAAGGCGAACCCGAGAAGGACTCGCTGGTCGACCGACTCAAGGACATCACCGGATCGGCGCTCGACAAGCAGAGCGTCAACCAGGGCCCGAGCAGTCCCAGCCCGCAGTAGTCGTGCCAGTGCCGGAGTGGACGGCCTTCGCCGGCTTCGTCGGCGTCGTCCTCGCCGGACTCCTCCTTCTCGCGCGCGCTTCGACCGGCGTCGTCGACACTCCCGACTATCCGACGACGCTCACCGACCGCGTCGGCCCGACGGCGCCGACCGACGCCCCGACGGTGCGGCGGCCGGCGACGCCACCGACGCTCCCTTCCGCCGGGATGTTGTTCGCCAACGTCGCCGTCTCGCAGGGGTTTTTCGCCACCGTACTGATCGTGGGAGCGTGGTACGCGTCGATCCCCGCCTCGGCGTTCGGTCTCGGGGGCGACGCCGTCTCCCCCGCGTCGCTCGGGGTCGGCCTCGGTCTCGGCGTGGCCCTCCACGCCGCCAACACGGTCGGTTCCCGGGTCGGCGAGCGCTTCGGCCTCGGCGACTCGGCCACGCTCCGCCGTGCGATGGCTCCCGACTCGGCGCTCGGGTGGGCCGTGCTGTTCGCCGTCGTCCTTCCGCTGGTCGCGGGGTTCGAGGAACTCCTCTTTCGGGGCGTGTTGGTCGGCGTCTTCGCGGCGGGGTTCGACGTCTCGCCGTGGCTGCTCGCCGCTCTGTCGTCGGTCGCGTTCGCCCTCGGCCACGGCGCACAGGGACGGGTCGGCGTCACCGTCACCGGCCTCCTCGGGTTCGTCCTCGCCGCGGCGTTCGTCCTCACCGGGAGTCTGGTGACCGTCGTCGTCGCCCACTACCTCGTGAACGCCCTGGAGTTCGCGGTCAACGAGTGGGCTTAGGCTTCGAGGGCGCGCAGTCGCTCGGCGACGTCGGGCGGGGTGGCGCCCGGGCCGGTGATCCGGTGATCGGGGACGAACAGCGGCGTGGGATTCGACCGGAGCGCGGTCCGGACGGCCTCGAGGTCCGACTCCTCGTCGTCGTCGAGGCCGGCGAGTCGCGCCAGCCGCGCCACCCCGATCGTCTCGCCGTACGGGACCGTCCGGACGGCCTCCAGCACCTCCCGTTGCTCCGTCGGGACGGTGAGCGCCACCGTCACGTCGTCGAAGTGGTCGTCGTCGCCGTCGAGGTAGTCGAAGATGCGATCCAAGAGCGGGTGATCGGGGTCGGCGTCGGCCGGTGGTGTCTCGGGAAAGGAGACGCTGATGACGCGCCCGCCGGCGACGCCGAGCTGGACCGCCCGCCCCAGCGTCGGTGACTCGTGGGCGTGGATGCCCTCCATGGTGGCGAATGGATCGGTCGACGCAAAAGTGGGACGCAAGCCTTATGTGCAGATAAGTCCGTTAGTGTACAATGATGGGCGCTAATGAGGAAGACTTGAACCCAGCGGTCCGCTCGATCCTGGCGGCCGCGCGCGACCGCTCCGGCGGGACGGAGCGCGTGTCGGTCGACGCCCGGTCGTTTCCGGTGGCGGTCGCCGAGGCCGAAGCGGACGGGCGGGTGCCGGTTATCGCGGAGGTGAAGCCGACGAGCCCCACGACCGAGGGGCGCCGTGACGACGACCCGGTCGACCTCGCGCGGGCGATGGCCGACGGCGGTGCGTCGGCGATTTCGGTGCTGACCGAACCCGACCACTTCGGCGGGTCGGCCGGCGCGTTGACCCGCGTCCGGGCGGCCGTCGACGTGCCAGTGCTTCGCAAGGACTTTATTTTGACGGAGTCCCAACTCGACGTCGTGGCGTCGGATCTGATCCTGTTGATCGCGCGGTTCGTCGACGATCTCGACGAACTCCTCTCGGCCGCCGAGGACCGGGGGTTCCAGCCCCTCGTCGAGGTCCACACACGCGAGGAACTCGACCGTGCGGTCGCGGCCGGCGCGGACCTGATCGGCGTCAACAACCGGGATCTGGCTCGACTCGAGGTCGACCTCGAGACCTTCGAGTCGCTCGCGCCGGGCGTGCCCGAGGACGTGACGCTGATCGCCGAGAGCGGGATCGGCTCGGTCGACGACGTGGAACGGATGCGGTCGGCGGGGGCGGACGCCCTGCTGATCGGCAGTGCGATCATGGACGGCGACGTGACGGCGAACGTGCGGCGACTCA includes the following:
- a CDS encoding SAM hydrolase/SAM-dependent halogenase family protein, which encodes MITLASDFGSPYPAAMKGVVLRRSDARLVDVSHDLPRGGIRESAFWLREVWPTFPPATHLAVVDPGVGTDRDVLVGTAAGHAFVGPDNGLLCPAARRVAGDDGAIDWFHADPGDPASTTFHGRDVFAPLAAAVHDAVEAGDPDTLDALDRLTPADPSVDLRLPEARVDGDRATGEVLAVDDFGNVVTNVPGTVLDGRGTVRVDGDRVPVGETFAAVRPGEALVTVGSHGYVECDVNDGRGDERFGLDVGDAVCLGLDIE
- a CDS encoding MGMT family protein, yielding MEGIHAHESPTLGRAVQLGVAGGRVISVSFPETPPADADPDHPLLDRIFDYLDGDDDHFDDVTVALTVPTEQREVLEAVRTVPYGETIGVARLARLAGLDDDEESDLEAVRTALRSNPTPLFVPDHRITGPGATPPDVAERLRALEA
- a CDS encoding CPBP family intramembrane glutamic endopeptidase → MPEWTAFAGFVGVVLAGLLLLARASTGVVDTPDYPTTLTDRVGPTAPTDAPTVRRPATPPTLPSAGMLFANVAVSQGFFATVLIVGAWYASIPASAFGLGGDAVSPASLGVGLGLGVALHAANTVGSRVGERFGLGDSATLRRAMAPDSALGWAVLFAVVLPLVAGFEELLFRGVLVGVFAAGFDVSPWLLAALSSVAFALGHGAQGRVGVTVTGLLGFVLAAAFVLTGSLVTVVVAHYLVNALEFAVNEWA
- a CDS encoding glycosyltransferase family A protein, coding for MDLSVVIPTLNGRDRLAASLDALAVHVPDAEVVVVNGPSTDGTTGMLRDRDDVDVLVEVSARTGTVARNAGLEAATGDAVAILRYDLVVEPSWLDGVEDGLAEASVVTGPTHRTLDGGMTTEESERRTVGSREVTYFNGGNVVFRRPVLDALDGFDEYLETGGGRDAAHRLAGLGYGVAWRSEMGVRQEYSADGGVAIDDRGGEFRSLAYRLVKNYGVRPAATGTARRAVRDAVAAGREVIRGDLDLTEWFATGRAVVGGVVRGAVDGAAARLRDRSPAHNPHGVSDRADRAVTRYDWR
- a CDS encoding nicotinamide-nucleotide adenylyltransferase, whose translation is MRGFYIGRFQPYHDGHHQMVEEIVTEVDELVLGIGSAGHSHSRRNPFTAGERVMMVTKAVAEFDLTTYVVPIEDLDRNSVWVSHVRSMSPAFDVAYSNNPLVIQLFEEADVEVRQSPMYNRDVLEGSELRDRMIDGGEWRHLVPEPVVGVIEEVGGIERIQRVSETDTNG
- the trpC gene encoding indole-3-glycerol phosphate synthase, encoding MGANEEDLNPAVRSILAAARDRSGGTERVSVDARSFPVAVAEAEADGRVPVIAEVKPTSPTTEGRRDDDPVDLARAMADGGASAISVLTEPDHFGGSAGALTRVRAAVDVPVLRKDFILTESQLDVVASDLILLIARFVDDLDELLSAAEDRGFQPLVEVHTREELDRAVAAGADLIGVNNRDLARLEVDLETFESLAPGVPEDVTLIAESGIGSVDDVERMRSAGADALLIGSAIMDGDVTANVRRLTTQQ
- the lonB gene encoding ATP-dependent protease LonB; translation: MNDDTNTDERLADGEERSSSDSRPEADDSEEQRSSGNRTQSGDSEGPQSGDDRESEIPGEAGNGTERVDDPPADDPDGIDEWGDEVPTPSGPDSDDESDEERSIDDLGSDVEIDAEIDEDAEDDLLGGLRIDSTAEIEVPDRLVDQVIGQEHARDVVMKAAKQRRHVMMIGSPGTGKSMLAKAMSELLPKEELQDVLVYHNPDDGNEPKVRTVPSGKGDQIVEAHKEEARKRNQMRSFLMWIIIAIVLGYSLIIAGNILLGILAAGIIYLAFRYGSRGSDAMIPNLIVNTAEQQTAPFEDATGAHAGALLGDVRHDPFQSGGMETPSHDRVEPGAIHKANKGVLFVDEINTLDVRSQQHLMTAIQEGEFGITGQSERSSGAMVQTEPVPCDFVMIAAGNLDAMENMHPALRSRIKGYGYEVYMDDTIEDTPDMRRKYARFIAQEVEKDGRLPHFTDDAIGEVILEARRRAGRKDHLTLKMRNLGGLVRVAGDIARAEDADYTTRDHILQAKGRSRSIEQQLADDYIQRRKDYELQVNEGFVVGRVNGLAVMGEDSGIVLPVMAEVTPSQGPGEVIATGQLKEMAQEAVSNVSAIIKKFSDEDITQKDIHIQFVQAGEGGVDGDSASITVATAVISALEGVGVDQSLAMTGSLSVRGDVLPVGGVTHKIEAAAKTGMDRIIIPEANLQDVMIEDEYEEMVEIIPVSHISEVLDVALEGEPEKDSLVDRLKDITGSALDKQSVNQGPSSPSPQ